A section of the Schistosoma haematobium chromosome ZW, whole genome shotgun sequence genome encodes:
- the ALDH3B2_1 gene encoding Aldehyde dehydrogenase (EggNog:ENOG410V62S~COG:J) — MSKDIEKIVSVLRKGITEGVLNTLESRKCAIRNILKLFLENEEDIVKALEKDLRRCRTESILTDIDPSVGEAKTILSNMDSWLKEESVPSSFITLMDTVTIQKQPYGVVLIISPWNFPFILSFQPLIGAIAAGNSVLLKPSELTPACSQLIGELIPKYLDKVSCWSN, encoded by the exons ATGTCGAAAGATATTGAAAAA ATCGTGTCTGTTTTACGCAAAGGAATCACTGAAGGCGTTTTAAACACCTTAGAATCACGTAAATGTGCCATCCGAAATATTCTAAAGTTGTTCCTGGAAAACGAGGAAGACATTGTCAAAGCACTAGAGAAAGATCTTCGCAGG TGTCGAACTGAATCTATTTTAACGGATATAGACCCTTCAGTAGGTGAAGCGAAAACAATACTCTCTAATATGGATTCATGGTTGAAAGAGGAGTCG GTTCCATCGTCATTCATCACGTTAATGGATACAGTAACTATTCAAAAGCAGCCATACGGTGTGGTTTTAATAATAAGCCCTTGGAACTTCCCCTTCATTTTATCATTTCAGCCTCTAATTGGTGCAATTGCTGCTGGGAATAGTGTTCTTCTTAAGCCGTCAGAATTGACTCCAGCGTGTTCTCAGCTGATTGGTGAGCTTATCCCTAAGTATTTAGATAAAGTAAGTTGTTGGTCAAATTAA